A genome region from Sardina pilchardus chromosome 22, fSarPil1.1, whole genome shotgun sequence includes the following:
- the LOC134070404 gene encoding relaxin-3-like, producing the protein MWAVVALGVCVCVMVCGVPALESPTYGVKLCGREFIRAVIFTCGGSRWKRSLSSTDLLQDSLDVLDDDQSAGRWLADADTLPSASLPADAAGAEPGEEVAQDWWMHHGGVFSRSARSLITNDILEALRSSDRKGRDVVVGLSNACCKWGCSKSEISSLC; encoded by the exons ATGTGGGCGGTGGTGGcgctgggcgtgtgtgtgtgtgtgatggtgtgcgGGGTGCCCGCGCTGGAGAGCCCCACGTACGGCGTCAAGCTGTGCGGCCGCGAGTTCATCCGCGCCGTCATCTTCACCTGCGGGGGCTCACGCTGGAAACGCTcactcagcagcacag acctccTCCAGGACTCGCTGGACGTGCTGGATGATGACCAGTCCGCTGGCCGCTGGTTGGCCGACGCCGACACGCTTCCTTCCGCCTCACTTCCTGCTGACGCAGCAGGGGCGGAGCCTGGCGAGGAGGTGGCACAGGATTGGTGGATGCATCATGGGGGCGTGTTCTCCCGCTCGGCCCGCTCGCTGATCACCAATGACATTCTGGAGGCGCTGCGCTCCTCAGACAGGAAGGGGCGGGACGTGGTGGTGGGGCTGTCCAATGCCTGCTGCAAGTGGGGCTGCAGCAAGAGCGAGATCAGCTCTCTgtgctga